DNA from Triticum aestivum cultivar Chinese Spring chromosome 7D, IWGSC CS RefSeq v2.1, whole genome shotgun sequence:
TGCAAGGCACTTTGTTGGAATTAACACATGTTACAGTATTGATCTAGTAAGTTGCCAATAATCCTAGGGAGTCCTGGTGGTGCCTCGGGAATCCCTACAATTTTAGTTCTGTGGTTTTGTTTGTTAACTCAAATCGCCTGATAAGATACTACTCAATCAATAAATATAGTGTTGTTAGTTTATCCTTTCAAGGAAAGATGGCCTCAGAAGATTGAGATCTCTGGAAGCTGGACTGGTTAGAAAATTTTCAGCACAGGACACCAAAGAACCCTGAAATGGAAATGCTACAGACTGGTACTTGGGCTTGGGGAAGTAAAATATATCATCTCACTGGTGGAGTAGACGATGAAGCACATATTCTCCAGCGTAGCAGTGCCTCCTTGGCTCAGATGTCTGCCAGTGGGGTTTGCATCAGCAACTCCAAGGGTTACCAGCGAACAGTCTGAAGATGACACCCTCTACCACCCGTGGACAGGAGATTGGAATACCTTAACCACACTGGTTCGCTTCAGTGGGCAGAGAAGGTGAGGAGTAGCAGATCCAGGAGTCTAAATCCTAGGATGTCCAGATCAAGATCTGGTTGTTGAAGATCATTCGTATTCCCTTTCCCTCTAGTTATCTGAGGCTAAGCGAAAATGAGTGCAGAGCCTGAAAGATGAGCTTGGAGAGGGGATGCGGCGGAGGCAACAAGATCAAGGAGGAAGTGCAGGGCAGGATTTTCCCCTTCACGTGCTTCTATTGTATGATCAAGATTAAAAATTCAAGGTCTGGATGAGAATAAAATAAATGCATGCATTTCTAAGATCGTTCATAATGAACATATCAGGTGATAACTTCTCTGATAATGGGAACCTGAAACTTCACAAGTCACAATACAAGCCATTCAATCAGTTGTTGATTATCATCTTTGACCATGACTTAGGTCCAATAGACGCAGTTCATTCACAAGTTGATTGAGGGGTTCAGCTTATGACTTCATGTTATTCAATTTTATGTGGAATTCTCACATGATGCATGTTTCCATAATTTGGTTTTGGACACACTGAGATTGTGATGAGCTATCTAGACATACACAGTTACAAATTGGCATGAGTAGAGAACATAATATAGAAACAAAGCTGGTCTATTTGGGGTTCCTAGTAAAGTTTTGGAACAAAAATAAACTAGAAATGACCTATACAGAGCTCAAATACCACATATTCTTACTTTAGATAATAGCTCTTGGCTTTCAGGAGGTTGCTTCTTTAGACTTTGAGGCAAAATTACGGTAAGCAATTCTGGCTTCTCAGCTCTCAAAGCACCCCTAATAACAGCTGCATTAGTCCCAGAAGCACCAGATGTGAATATATGATTTTTCTGCAATTATAACATATAAACATTAACTAGAGGTGTGGAATCAAGTTGCAATGAACAATGATCAGAGAAACATATAGCACAGTGACATACTGTTATGACCATAGCATAACTCAAGATCTCAATAAGTTGTTGATGCATATACCCCATGTTGCGGGTACCAAAGAAACCTATTGACCGGGGTCCTTGCTGCTGAATAGCCAGCAATTCCTGTATTATCACCAATAAAGTGAGATTAACCCATAGTATAAACCAACAAGTCAAGTATTGATACACATATTTTACTAAAGATTGATAAACTGCATGGAATATTTGGTGAACCCAGACAAAGTTTAGACGCTAAACTTAATAAGATGAAAATAGAACAGTAAAATGCACCTGAAGATAATCGAGATCTGGGAGTGGCTTGTATTCTGGAGCATCAACTATTGCAGTTCCTCTAACAAGAGTCTCTACCTGAGTAGGAATCTTTGCACCATCATCATCATCTGGCCCAAACATAATAGGTTCGTCTTGTCCTTGAGTTCTCCCATCACCTTCATGCCCATCTCTTCTCATGTATCGGCAGAGAAACTATACGAGCACAATAAAAACAGCCCCTGGCAGTAAATCATTAGTGAAAACCAAATATATTACAGCATACTGACATCAAATAAGTAGAGCAATATCTAAGATTTATGGTTTACTCTCATGCACAATGGTCGGAATTGATTATGCTCGTCTATTCATGTCAGATATGAAGCACAGGCATGTGTCCGGCACATCTAAAATGTTTTCGTCATACTGGAGTTACATACGGTATTCCAGAGATTCCTACTCATGTCAAGACTAAACCATTCAAAGATTCGTATTCAGGTCTTATGGCATATAGCTGTTCAAAGATGCCTACCAAGGCCACTCAAAAGTCAAAACGTTGCACACAATAGCATATAGCAGCACCTGTTCAACTGAACATAAAACAACTGGAAAGCAAATATTACACTTTAAAGTTCCAAGATTCCTACCAAGGCCACTTGAGAATAGCAAAGACAACAGCATATGGCAGCAGCTGTCCAACTGAAAAAGAAATACTACACTTTGCAATTCGCAGCCAACAACCCAAGCTCAAAAGGTTTGTGCATCTAAAGCCATTAAGCTTTTAGGAAAATGAGATCTTCAATTACAAATCTCTGAACAAGCAACTCTAGCGGGAAATAACTTTGCCTGTGCCCTGATGTTAGTGCAAAGCAGATGATGGTCATATAATCACTTTCAAGACAGACAGGATGGTACTACTACGCAAATTGTGCGTGCCCTGAACAAACAATCTGTGGTTTCCGACATCCAATTTTCAACAGAGACGATACATCATCAGAAATCTAATAGTACATACATCTTGGTAAGATAAAATTTACTGCATATCCACTGAAAAATATGGAAGAAACAACACAATCTACAGACGCTACAGATGAAGCACCAGGGGGTGGGGACGCCACGGCTCACCTGAGTGGCCGTATGCGCGGCCTCATCGGGCCCCAATCGCCGTGGCCCGGGTAGAGGCGGCGCGCGCAGCGGGCTCGCCAGCGCGCGCCGGGAGCAGGCGAAGGAGGCGGCGCACGacggccgccgcgtctcccgggcGGACGAGGGCGGGGGCGCGAGCGCGGCAGCTGTGCGGAGGAGAGACGCCATGGGGCGCGggcgggggcgggggagggggaacTGGATGGAGcagagagggggaggggaggggggttttgcttgctggTGCTATCGGGATGCGGGAGAAAGCGAACAGCGGGACACACACGGGATATCTCCGTCTCGCCCTTGCCTCGGGTGGATGGATTGATGGATGGATCCACACGGCCAGGCCGGACCACGGTGTTTTCGGGCTCTCGGCGGACTACGACCGCCGCCGGCCCCTACCCAGCCCCAGGCATGTGCCTCACCTAAATTTATACTGCTAGCCCTTTGTTTGTTCACAATGAAAAGTGCACTTTGTTTTGGCCGTCCAAGGTTTGGAGTATGAAATCACAATGCAAATCTAATGATGATAATTTTTGTGTCGCACTATCGACGTGTTTTGAACTGTAAAAATGTGATTATTTGCCTACCGTCTCTCAAAAAAAAGGAGAATATACTCGTGATATTCGGTGTTTACTAGCAGCTGTCTACTTGTTTCCTTTTAACAATTTGTTATACAATTGTGTCACTGGAATGCACATCATGCACCACACGTTGATCCAATTTATTAATGATTGACTAACAATTGAGGAAATGTTTAAGTTGCCAAAATATAAAAACGCTATGAGACTCTCCTCTGGCATCCATCATGAAAATCAGAAAACATATAATAGACGGTCACAAATATGTCAACAAAATTAACCAAATCAACATATCCATTCATGTGTATACTCAAGACATGGTTGCAATGGTCTAACTAAATTTGTGTGGCACTGGATTAGATTTGTGTGTTTTCAGTTAGGTTGTCGTATATTATCATGACACCTAGTATGATAAAGATTGGTAGGATAATCGAACTCATATGAGAAGCGCAAATCAGAGTGACACGGGGGTAGCATGGACGGAATAGCAGAATGGAGAAAAGGGTTTGGCATGTTCAGAATTGCATCAACCACTTGCATTTGTGGAACATCATTGATTTGTCCGCCGGTATTCATGCAGGCCACCATTATTATCTTTCTTAAAATCCAGGTAAAAACTAAGAACGTAATACTTAGGAcacctttggtttgtaggaattcgTACAGAATACCTACAAACCAAAGGTGTCCTCTAAAAATCCTAGCCTATAGAATTCGTATAAAATTCCTACAGACCAAAGGTGTCCTTTAAAAATCCTAGCTTTAAGAACTAAGAACGTAATACTTAGGACACCTTTGTACGAATCTTCGGATGCCGAGCTCTGGCGACGCGCCCGGCACCGTCCCCTCGCCTCCGCCGCGCGACGCATCCGGCCCCTCCCCCGCCTGCTCCCGCCGGCCCTCCCTCCCCGCCACCCTCTGCGCCAGCCCCGGCCGCCCCGGCCCGGGTTCGCTGGGCAGACCTCGCGTATGAGGATGTCGGCCCCTCCGACGACGGCCGTCCCGCCCCTCGCCCCGCCTCCCTGGCCTGACCCCCGCCGTGCCTGCCTCCCCGACCAGCGCAGCCACCGGCCTTGCCTCCCAGGTGCGAGGCTCGGCCGCTGCCTCGCAGCGGGTGACGTAGTGGCGGCCGGTCTTCGGTGCCAAAGGTGGGAGTTTGCAGCGGGGTgtggaccgccgccgccgccgtcgttcgtGGGGAGTGGCCGGCCGTTCCGAGCTCGGCCCCGCCCGGGCGTCCTAGCGCCCTGCTCCGGCGGCCTCGTCTCCCGTCCTCTGCTCCCTACACCGGTGCCCTCCTCCGACGTGGATTCGCCGGTCTTCCCGTACAGCCGCTCGCCGTTCCGCCCCTTCATCGCGCGTTTCGGGTCATCCTCTCTCCGTTTTCGGGCGTCCCTCCAGCTCCGGCGTCCCTGGCTGGCAGTGCCTGGCCCCTCcacggttgcggcggcggcggtggcggcgcccgCTCGTCGAGGGGAAACCCTTCGGGGGGGTACCCCCCTCCCCCTGGCCGCGCGTTGCTGGGCCAAGGCATGGAGGGCCGCCATCTGACTGGGCCTTGCCCGGCCCACCACACGCTGGAGACCCCTGAGCCTGCTCTGggcctgctgggccggcccacagCTGCTGGCCTGGTCTCTTGCCCTAGGCCCAACTTGCCCTCCCCGACAATATGGCTCCCATGTGGCCTTCCGCTCCACCCGTCTCCATCTTCCGCCGCCACCCATCCACCCGCGCAGTGCTCTTGCTCCCCCCTCCCGTCCCGAAGCTGCGGCTCCCGCTCCCCCTGTCACCCTCGTCGGCCCCCCTCTGCCGCCCATGGCTCGCGGCTGGGATGATGGGAAGGCCCATCGCAAGCGTCGGTTGGACGACCGCCGGGAGACCTCTCGCCCGTCCCCGGACTCCCTCCGCCGTGAAGAGGAGCTGCGCCACGATCTCCGGGACCGGGACCGTGATGGCCCTCGCTACCAGGGTCGGGCCGACCACCGTGACGAGCACCGCTCGCCAGGCCGCTCTGATTGGCGCGACCGGTCCCGTTCCCCGCCTCCTGCCGCGGATGACTGGCGGTATCGTTGCCGCTCGCCCTCCCCTGCTCGCCGGCGTGAGCGCAACCCCTCCCCATCCCGTCTTCAGCGCTCTCCTTCCCCGTGTCCCCCAGCTCAAGCTGCTGCAGCCCCAGCCAGAAAGTATGTCCCAGCCCATGCCTCCTCCTCGGTTGCTCCCTCCGCCTCGGGCGCCGCTGGGGGTGGGCAGGGCCGTGGCTGCCAGGGCCCCAACAAAAAGAAGAAGCGGTGTGGGCACGGTCGGGCATCCCAAGGTCAGGCCGCCCCACCATCCTCATCCCGGGTGCCCCCAACCCTACGGGTCCTGTCTCCGGCCTCCCCCGCCCGCCATGCTCCAACTGCGGCGTCGCGGGTCACTCTCAAGTCAACTGCGTCAACCCCTCCTGCTGCTACATCTGCAAGGATCCATCCCATCCCGCCCTGCTATGCCCGGACAAGCCTATCGACGAGGAGTTGATGATGTACGGCCACGGGATCGAGGGGTTGGGGTTCTTCCACATCGAGCTCCTCGACATCCCTACCCCCACCCCTCCCTCCAGGCGATCGTCACGATGGTGGACGGAGTCGCCTCCCCCGAGATGATTGAGGCCAAGCTCAACCACCTCTACCGCCGCCAGTGGGATTGGCAGGTTACTCCCACCTCCGGCGGTGCGTTTTCCGTGGTCTTCCCCGACGCTCTCAGCCACGGCTACGCCACGCGCAGTGACCAGATCACCCTCGCCCTCAACAAGCTCGTCGTCGACATCACCAAGCCGATCCTCGACCCCAAGGCGGTCGCGGTCCTCGACACGGCCTGGATCCTTGTCGCCGGGCTTCCTGACATCGCCCAGTCCGAGCGTGATATCCGCAAAATGTCTCGGATCctcggcaaggtggtggtggtcgacgagTTGTCCCTTTGCACGGAGGAAGAGGTCCGGGTCAAAGTCAAGTGCATCGACTCCTCCAAGCTGCACGCCACTGTTCGGGTCTTCTTCAATGACCAGGGCTTCGACCTCCGCATCGCCCCCGAGCCACCTAATCATGTGGGCCGGCCCCGCTACTTCAACGACGGTCCCCCCGGCGGACCCTGTGGGGCCCATGACGACTACCGCGGTCGTTACCACCCTTGCTCGCACCGCTCCGATGAGGAGAAGGGGTCGAAGGACAGCCCCTCCCGCTCCCCCTCGCCGTCTCCTCCGGCTCCTTCCTCCAGCCGGGGCGGCCGGCAAGCCGGGCTCGTCTAGCTCCCTCCCTCCGCGCCACTGGCTGAGGCCTCCGAGGGGAGTGACGCCTCGAGCGTAGGCCTGATCGTCGTCCCCGCCTCCTTTCCGCGCTCCCCCATTGATATCTCCTCCGTCGAGCCGGGCCTGGGAGCTCCCCTGGTCCACTCCGCGACCTCGCCTGGACCCTTCGCGGTCAGCTCCCCCCGGCCTCCCCCGAGGCGTCGCCTGAGGCCTCCGCGGCCGTCCCCCCGGGCTCGCCACCTCCGGTAGAGGACCCCCTCCATCTCCTCTGCCGGGGGTGGCCCGGGTGCCTCCCGCCTCCGACCCTGCGTCGTCTTCTCTGACACCGGCTTCGCTGCTCCTCAGCTGTGGTGGGCTAACGCTCCAGCTCGCGCTCGTGGTGGACCTCGACGCGGACGGGGGGACCCGGGTGACCACCCTGGTGGCCTCCCAGCCCCCTTCCCTCCGCGGTCCGCGGCCTACTCCCGTCGTGGCCGGTCCTCCTCCACCTCGGTGACGGCCTCCCGCCGGAGCGCTCGGCTCGACACCGCCCTGCCGGACGGTAGCCCGGCTCTGCCCATCCTCGAGCGGGCGGAGCTCCGGGCCGCTGCCCGGAATCTGGAGCCAGGTACCCCTGCCGTTCCCCCCTCTGCTGCTACTTGCTTGTTTTCTGCACTCGAGTAGGTTCCGCTTGGTCACCCAGCGAAGGTTGCGACAGACTCCGCGATCATCTTCAGGGGGGCTGCTCCCCCTTAGTCCAGATCGCGACCATTCAGGCTCGCGAGATCCTTGACGGTAGATTGGCGGAGGCCCGTATGGCTCTGCTCTTCCCTCCCTCTCCCCCGACCTCTACTCCGATGGCCACTACGGCTCGGCCCCGTAGAGCCGGCAGCCGCCTCCCATTGGTGGAGGCCGAGCTTCGTGGCCGCACCCGCTCTCGCACTGCCGCCCTCCGCGCCCAAAGCGTGTCCCGTgttctggggtcaagcagccccccaatgGCTTCTTAATGCGTGCACTATTCTGGAACATCCGCGATTTCGGCCATGATGGCCGACGCCGCCAACTCCTCGAGTACATGCGAGATGAACACATTGACATAGTAGCGATCCAGGAAACCATGCGCACTGAATTCGCCTTGCCGAAGCTTGATCGGCTGAGCTCCCACCTCTTTGcttggcattggctcccttctagtgggataGCCGGTCATTCGGGTGACATCCTTTTAAGTGTGAAGAATGCCACCTTCGAGGTGGGTAGTATGGACCGGGGCCAGTTCTTTGTTAGCATGGAACTTTAAGAACGGGCCCTGAACTTCAAATGGGAGGTTATCATCGTATACGGCCCGACAGACCATAGTAGGTCTGCTGCCTTCCTCGAGGAGCTCCACCGAAAGGTTTCAGCCGCCTCCCTTCCCGTGGTTGTCGGGGGCAATTTTAACCTCCTTTGATGCACTGAAGACAAGAGCAATGCACATGTCAACTTTGCATGTATGCAAATGTTTAATGATTGCATTGCTGATCTTGGTCTGCGCGAGATAGATAGGATTGGTGCCAGGTTCACCTGGACCAATTGGCAGGCCTCCCCGACCCAGTCCGTTCTGGACCGGGTCCTAGTCTCCCCGGAATGGGACCTCCGCTGCCCCCTGGATTCTCTCCGAGCCATCACCCGGATTGACTCCGAtcacgtccccctcctcctgtcctCCGCCGACGAGCGCTCTCCGATTCCACCATGCTTCCAGTTTGAGTCATTTTGGCTGTCCCAAACTGGCTTCATGGAGGCCGTCGGCGCCCGCTGGGCGGAGGCTCATGCCCATCCCCGCCCCCTCGGCTATTGAATCATGGCAATTTTGTGCCAAGCGTAGCCGACAATTCATGAAGGGGTGGGGTGCCAACCTGGGTCGCGACCTTCGCGAGCGCAAGAAGGCCCTGTTGACCGCCATCCAGGCCCTTGACCTCCGGGCTGACGCGACTGGCCTCTCCCTGGATGAGTGGCTCTCCCGATACGACCTGGAAGATTAGCTCTCCGTTATCTACACTGATGATGAGGCTTATTGGCGTCTGCGGGGCTCCCAAAAATGGGTGCTGAAGGGCGACGCAAACACGGCCTACTTTCAGGCCATTGCGAACGGGCGCTGTAGACGCAACACCATCCCCCTTCTCTGGGATGGCGCTTCGCTCTTGCAGTCCCCCGGTGACATTCGGGCTCATGTAGATGGGTTCTACCGGAACCTCTTCTCCTCCCCCTAGGAGCGGATTGTCTCTGGCCCCTAACTGTTGGGCCGGTCCCCAGTTGGTCTCTGCCTCAGAGAACTCGACCCTCACGGCTCCATTCTCCGAGGGCAAGGTCTGGGCGGCCATTAGAGGCATGAACCCTACCTTGGCCCCGGGCCCCGACGGTCTTCTGGTTAAATTCTTCCAGACCTTCTAGAATGTGATTAAATCGGTAATCATGGCCATCTTCGACGAGTTCTATGTAGGATCCATCGACCTCGGTCGTCTCAACTATGGGAGCTCATCCCTAAAGTGCCTGGGGCGTCCGAGATCCGCCAGTTCTGCCCGATTACGGTTATTAATGTGATCTTCCGGATTCTGGCGAAAGGGTACACCAATAGGGTGACCCTACTGGCGGATCACATTACCCACCCCAACTAGTCCGCCTTCATTCAAGGGTGTTTTATCCTGGATGGGGTGCTAGTCCTTCACGAAGTCCTCCATGAGGTTCACTCTAAACACCTCAAGGCGGTCTTCCTGAAGATCGATTTCCATAAGGCCTATGACACCGTCagctggcccttccttcgggaagttttGCTCTGGAAGGGCTTCGACGACCGTTGGATCACCTGCATGATGCAGATGGTATCCTGCGGTCACACTGCCGTGAACATCAATGATGAGGTGGGCCCTTACTTCCCCACCCTTTGTGGGGTTAGacaaggcgaccccttctccccaTTCTTGTTCAACATGGTGGTGGACGCGCTTGCCGCTATCCTGGACAAGGCTAAGGTAGCGGGCCATATTCGCGGAATCACCCCGCACCTAGCCGGTGGCTCTAGGATCTCCCTCCTCCAGTACGCCGACGACACCATCATTATGGTGGAAGGCTCGGAGGTGGACATCTCTCATTTGAAGTTCCTCCTActctgcttccaacaaatgtctggCCTCATGATCAACCTCGACAAGAGCGATGTGATGCTGATGGGATATTCTCCGGATGAATGCCAGGGCATTGCCAACCGCCTTAACTGCCGCCTGGGATCCTTCCCCACGACCTACTTGGGTACGCCCATTAGTGACTCGCGGCTCACCGTCGCCGACCTGCGTCCGACCGTGGCCAAGTTGTAGACTCGCATTGAGCCTTGGCAAGGGAGGTGGTTGTCGAAGGCAGCCCGGACGATTCTCATCAACTCCTCCCTCTCTAGCCTCCTCctgttcctcatgagcttctatagTCTGCACGAGACTCTGCATCATGAGATCGCCAGAGTCCAGACTCGTTTCTACTGGGCGGGCGACAATAATAAGCAGAAATACCATATGGTTAGCTGGCCGGACATCTGCAAACCGCAGGAGCAAGGTGGCCTCAGGATCATGTGCTCTAAGCGCATGAACATCGCCCTCTTATCCCGCCGGCTGTGGCGCATCTCGCAAGGGCAAGGAGGCCTCTGGTTAGACATCATCCGGAACAAGTACCTTCGTGGTCAGCCCCTCGCCTTCTGCTAGAGATCTGCGGTTCCCAGTTCTGGCAGTCGGTCATCCAACTGCTCTCGGTCCTGCGCATCGGGACCTCCATTTCAGTCGGATCTGGGGCGTCGACTCTGTTCTTGTTTGACCGGTGGGCGGGAGACTCCCCCTTCTCCGCgtgcttccccgacctcttctccatCGCCGTTGATCCTTGGATCTCAGTTgagagggcccttattgacttagggcgcctcgccttCCGGAGGCCATTTGGGCCTCCGGATGCTGCCGCCTGGCATGAGTTGCTCGACTGTGTAGCCCTTCACGAGCCTGTGGTGGACGCTGGCCCGGATTTGGTCCGGTGGCGCCTTGAGCCGTCAggccaattctccaccaagtccctcTATCAGGCCATTGCCCCCTCCTCCGCCTGCCTCCCCTCGCGGTGGTTTGGTCCATCCGGATGCTGCCGTCTatcatgtggcaatggattcgcggACGGACACCGTCTGGGGTGGAGGTTCGCAAGCGCAATGGCCCTGGTAGTGGCCTTTGCCCGCTCTGTGTTGTCCCCGAAGACTCGAATCACATTTTCTTCTCTTGTGTCTCCGCTCAATATTTGTGGAGCTGCTTCAGAGAGGTGGTTGGTGGAAATTGGTGCCACGCCAACTTCCTCGACCTGTTCGTCGAACTCTAGAACTCCCCCCTAccttctcgccacattaggtggctggaaATTGGGGCCCTCGCATGGACGCTCTGGACGATCCGCAATAGACTTGTGATTCAGCGCATTCCGCTTCGACATGCTACTGACGCCCTCTTCAAACTctctggttacttgcagctttggtgGTCGCTTAGCAGTCCCCAGGACCAAGGCGCCATCTctgccttcatcgccgaccttTGCTCGATGGCTGTTCgtctgtcgccgccgcctccccccgaGCCAGATTAGGGGTCGGGCGCTCTTTCCGGCCTCCCCCgacctttattttttcttttttgtttgggcttgttgagctaTGCCCTCAGAGAACCTTTGTACTCTGTGTCGTGcgacttgggtgtgtgtgttgtgGACTAGTCCGTGTATGGTTGCTttgtggcggtttgctttatttataaagcggggcgaaagcctttttcggtaaaggaAAAAAATttggagccctttggtttgtaggatttgatACATATTTccatgtaggataggaatcaatccttcatatTCAAGAAAAAGAAACATTAGCCTAAACTTAATGATGTTTTTAtcatatgcatcaaatgacatctctttctttaACATGGTACAATCGAAGTCGCTCACATACACgagcatacactcacctctatgaacgcaaGCACACACgccctacccttatgagcacctccgagagactgagacggcatagcatcttgagatttacgaagtcaccataggagCCTCATAGTAGTTGACGGGAATGctcctcccactgaacgaacatcgccggaaagtctgaaataaatccggaaaaatgcgagcaccaatgtcaaTTGTAAGACTTGAACCc
Protein-coding regions in this window:
- the LOC123165471 gene encoding uncharacterized protein, with product MASLLRTAAALAPPPSSARETRRPSCAASFACSRRALASPLRAPPLPGPRRLGPDEAAHTATQFLCRYMRRDGHEGDGRTQGQDEPIMFGPDDDDGAKIPTQVETLVRGTAIVDAPEYKPLPDLDYLQELLAIQQQGPRSIGFFGTRNMGYMHQQLIEILSYAMVITKNHIFTSGASGTNAAVIRGALRAEKPELLTVILPQSLKKQPPESQELLSKVQNLIEKPQYDHLPLIEASRLCNMDIISKVQQVICFAFHDSRLLMETCQEAKNMRKIVTLFYLD